The region TTCCCTGCGCCATTTATCTGGGCATGCTGGCCGCCCCTATCGTGGCGGGCAATTGCGTGATTGCCAAGCCGGCCGAAGACGCTGGTCTGATCGCTGGGTTCGTCTCGGACATCATGTTCGAGGCCGGACTGCCCGCAGGTGTGTTGCAGTTCCTGCCCGGGGTCGGCAAGGAAATCGGCGAGTATCTCGTCAATCACGCTAAAACGCGCTTCATCACCTTCACCGGGAGCCGCGCAGTGGGCCTGCACATCAACGAGGTGGCGGCCAAAGTGCAGCCAGGACAGAAGTGGATCAAGCGCGTGGTCATGGAACTGGGCGGCAAGGACGCGATGATCGTGGATGAGACCGCCGACTTGGACACTGCAGTCACGGCGGCAGTGCAGGGCGCCTTCGGTTTCAACGGCCAGAAGTGCAGCGCCATGAGCCGCCTGATCGTGGTGGACAGCGTATATGACACGGTGGTCAGCCAGTTTGTGGAACGTGCCCGCGCCCTGAAGGTCGGCACCGGCGAGGACAACGCCAATGTCACGGCAGTGGTCAACGAGATGTCGTTCAACAAGATCAGGAGCTACTTGGAACTGGCTCCCCAGGAGGGTCAGGTACTGCTGGGCGGCGGCGCTCCCGGCGAGCACGACGGCAAGAAGGGCTACTACATTGACGCGACCATTGTGGGCGATGTGAAGCGCGACTCGCGTCTGGCGCAGGAAGAAATCTTCGGACCCGTCGTCACGGTGCTGCGCGCCCGTGACTGGCAGGACGCCCTGGACATCGCCAACTCCACCGAGTATGGCCTGACCGGCGGAGTATGCAGCAACTCCCGCGAGCGCCTGGAACAGGCCCGCGCTGAGTTCGAGGTCGGCAACCTGTACTTCAACCGCAAAATCACCGGGGCTATCGTCGGCGTGCAGCCTTTCGGCGGCTACAACATGAGCGGCACCGACAGCAAGGCAGGAGGCCCGGACTACCTGGCCAACTTCATGCAGCTCAAAACCGTCACTGAGCGCTGGTAAACTCCGCTGCTTACAGACGGCCAGGCCATATGCGCCTGGCCTTCTGCTCTTCCGTATGACAACAAAGCACCAGCCGTACCGGACCCGTGAGAGCAGCGCTGCGGAGCCAAAAGGCCGCCTTCCTCCTTACAATGGCAAATCGTCTTTCCAGATCCGCAAAAGAATCCGGTTTTAGACTTGGTCCACCCATGTCTAAATAAGTTGCCGTGTCTGAAGGGGAACATAAGTATCGCCTCCAGCCCAAATGCGTTTTCCTCGATCTGACTATTTGTAGCCTATTCAGCTCGCGCCTGTAGCACCTGGTTCTTCGGGTTCGCGGTGTGGACCGGTCGCTTTTGCCTTCCCGGGAGATCCCATGAAGCCCACGCGCTCCCTGCTGGCCGCTACCCTTGCGGCCGGGCCGCGTAAGTCATACATCCTGGGCCAAACCGTACCTGTCTGCCAACAGTTCAGATGCCGCGTTCTTGCAACAACCGGTCCACCATCAGAACGCCGCCCAGGACGGCCGGGAGCCCTCCGCCAGGATGAACTCCGGTGCCAACCTGCCACAGCCTGTCTTTCAGGCGGTAAGGCTGTGGATGCAGCGGTCCACCCCGCCAGGGCGCCAGAGCTGCGCCGTACAGCGCCCCCCCGGGGTGCCCGCCCAGAGCGTAATGGGCTGGGGACAGGGCACGCATGTCCAAAACAGTCTTCAGGACACCAGGCGAACCGAGGGTGCGTTCTACACGGGCAAGCTGGGCCTGCACCCAGGGATGCTCAGGCGTAAGGTCCTCACCCATGGCAGGGACCGTCAGCAGAATCGCCAGTCTGGGACCATCCGCATGAATCAGGCTCAGCGTGTCAGGGGGCAGGGCCCCAGCCCGGACGGCCCTGCGGAAGGCCCCAAAATTGGA is a window of Deinococcus deserti VCD115 DNA encoding:
- the pruA gene encoding L-glutamate gamma-semialdehyde dehydrogenase; protein product: MIKVQDYRPQPFVDFTKEENVQAYQAALKKVRAELLGKNYPLVIDGERVDTAEKLTSLNPCDTSEVVGTTAKATIEDAERALQGAWKAFESWKKWDMDARARILLKASAILKRRRMEACALMSIEVGKNYAEADVEVAEAIDFLEYYARSAMKYSGFGSSETTWFEGEENGLMSIPLGVGISISPWNFPCAIYLGMLAAPIVAGNCVIAKPAEDAGLIAGFVSDIMFEAGLPAGVLQFLPGVGKEIGEYLVNHAKTRFITFTGSRAVGLHINEVAAKVQPGQKWIKRVVMELGGKDAMIVDETADLDTAVTAAVQGAFGFNGQKCSAMSRLIVVDSVYDTVVSQFVERARALKVGTGEDNANVTAVVNEMSFNKIRSYLELAPQEGQVLLGGGAPGEHDGKKGYYIDATIVGDVKRDSRLAQEEIFGPVVTVLRARDWQDALDIANSTEYGLTGGVCSNSRERLEQARAEFEVGNLYFNRKITGAIVGVQPFGGYNMSGTDSKAGGPDYLANFMQLKTVTERW